TACACCTGGGGCTCGGGACGGTTCTCCGGCGTCGCCCGCGACGCGTGGCATGTGGCCGACGTGATCACGAACCGCCAGCAGGCGCCGAAAATCGCCAGCGAGCAGGCCCTCAATGTCTGGGCCCTTGGCTCCTGAGGCCGCACCCCATTTGGCATGAACTTTGCGTCAACCACGAAGTGAAGGAGTTTGCACCATGATTCTCGAACGCGTCCCGCCCTACCGTCCCGCGGATTTCGTCTTCAAGGTTGCCCGGTCGCCGCACGAGCTGGCGGGCTACTGGAATCTTCGCCAGGAGGTCTTCTGCGAGGAACAGCACGTCTTCGGCGAGCACGACCGCGACGCGATCGACGAGCGCGCGATCCCCATTATTTGCGCCACGATCATCGCCGGCATGGTGGACGAAGTCGTGGGCGCCGTGCGCATCGACGAGCGCTCGCCGCGCGAGTGGTATGGCAGCCGGCTGTGCGTGAGCAGGCCGTATCGCCGCCTGCTCGAGCTCAGCCCCGGCGTGAGCCTGCGGAATCACCAGCCCGTCTACAAGGGCTTCGGCGCGCTGGGAGCGGGGCTCATCTACAAGGCGGTCTCCCTCGCGAACGCCCTCGGCTGCGACCGCTTCCTCGCCAACGTGCAGGAGCAGAACGCCCGCTTCTTCCAGCGCCTCCACTGGCAGACGCTCGGCGAGCAGATGCTCTTCGGACGGCGGCACATTCACATGGAAGCCCAGCTCGACCGCTATCCGCCAGCGAAGCTCGTCGAGTTCGAGGCGTGTGTCGATGCCCGGGCCAAAGCCGCTTGACGAACTCGTTCGCGCCCTGCGCGCGCACCCGAACGTCCGCGAGAAGCTCCACATCGCCTCCGCCTACGCGCCGGCGCTTTCCGTCGCGGGCTCCGTGGCGGTTGGCGACGACGCGTCCGCGATTCCCGACGGGGACGGCTACCTCCTGCTGGCCGCGGAGGGCATGATGGAGGCATTCATCGAGCGCGATCCGTGGTTTGCGGGGTATTGCGCGGTGATGGTCAATATCAGTGACATCGCCGCCATGGGCGGGCATCCCACCGCCATCGTCGATGTGCTTTGGGCCCACGAAGATTCCGTCGTCGCGCGCGAGATCTGGGCCGGGATGCAGGCGGCCAGCGTCGCCTATGACGTGCCCATCGTGGGCGGGCACACCACGCGCTTTCCAGCGGAACGCACGCCGCTGCTTGCCGCGGCGGTGCTTGGCCGTGCGCGAAAGCTGATCAGCAGCTTCGCCGCACGCCCGGGCGACGACCTGCTCATGGCCGTGGATCTGCGCGCCGCCTACCGCGGGGAAGGGACGCTTTTCTGGAACGCCAGCGTCGGCAGCCCCGCCGGGCGTCTGCGCGGCGATCTCGACCTGCTGCCGGAGCTCGCGGAGGCCGGCCTCGTCACCGCCGGGAAGGATATCAGCAACGGCGGCGTGCCCGGCACGCTCTCCATGTTGCTTGCGACATCACGATGCGGCGCGACGCTCGATCTCGACGCGCTCCCGCAGCCCGATGGCGTGGAACTCGAGCGCTGGCTGCTCTCCTTCCCGAGCTACGGATTCCTGCTGACCGCGGACCCCGCGCATACGAATGCCGTGGCCGAGAAGTTTCGCGAGCGCGGACTCACCTGCGCGCGCATCGGCCGGCTCGACTCCGGCCCGGCCATCCATTTCACGCAAGGCGGAGCGACCGCCGAATT
This DNA window, taken from Chthoniobacterales bacterium, encodes the following:
- a CDS encoding MSMEG_0567/Sll0786 family nitrogen starvation N-acetyltransferase; this encodes MILERVPPYRPADFVFKVARSPHELAGYWNLRQEVFCEEQHVFGEHDRDAIDERAIPIICATIIAGMVDEVVGAVRIDERSPREWYGSRLCVSRPYRRLLELSPGVSLRNHQPVYKGFGALGAGLIYKAVSLANALGCDRFLANVQEQNARFFQRLHWQTLGEQMLFGRRHIHMEAQLDRYPPAKLVEFEACVDARAKAA
- a CDS encoding sll0787 family AIR synthase-like protein, encoding MPGPKPLDELVRALRAHPNVREKLHIASAYAPALSVAGSVAVGDDASAIPDGDGYLLLAAEGMMEAFIERDPWFAGYCAVMVNISDIAAMGGHPTAIVDVLWAHEDSVVAREIWAGMQAASVAYDVPIVGGHTTRFPAERTPLLAAAVLGRARKLISSFAARPGDDLLMAVDLRAAYRGEGTLFWNASVGSPAGRLRGDLDLLPELAEAGLVTAGKDISNGGVPGTLSMLLATSRCGATLDLDALPQPDGVELERWLLSFPSYGFLLTADPAHTNAVAEKFRERGLTCARIGRLDSGPAIHFTQGGATAEFVRVHGEPWRNP